A genomic region of Vitreoscilla filiformis contains the following coding sequences:
- the casB gene encoding type I-E CRISPR-associated protein Cse2/CasB, translated as MTASVTSERYRLAPPVKAAFMAWWHALSDEAARGQPKADRAILRRCENLTDVTLSAAFQRVYWTLHAAHTGPAWAPWQQERIAALVALSAHVRGAGALSLPRAMHQTVGGSDRASVSELRFKRLLESPDIESLFTGLRRVMPLIDHQVDVGSMAQDVFGWGDGVRKRWAYAYYDPTSTPIEASPARAAASA; from the coding sequence ATGACAGCATCTGTGACCAGCGAGCGTTACCGGCTCGCGCCCCCCGTCAAGGCGGCGTTCATGGCGTGGTGGCACGCCTTGTCGGATGAAGCGGCACGGGGTCAGCCCAAGGCAGACCGCGCCATCCTGCGCCGCTGCGAAAACCTCACCGACGTGACACTCAGCGCCGCTTTTCAGCGTGTTTACTGGACGTTGCACGCCGCCCACACCGGCCCCGCGTGGGCCCCTTGGCAGCAAGAGCGCATCGCGGCGTTGGTGGCTTTGTCGGCGCATGTTCGGGGTGCTGGGGCGCTCTCGTTGCCACGCGCCATGCACCAGACGGTGGGCGGCTCGGATCGGGCAAGCGTCAGCGAGCTGCGCTTCAAGCGGCTGCTGGAGTCACCCGACATCGAGAGTTTGTTCACCGGGCTGCGTCGGGTGATGCCGCTCATCGACCATCAGGTCGATGTGGGCTCAATGGCGCAGGACGTGTTCGGCTGGGGCGACGGCGTGCGCAAACGCTGGGCCTACGCCTACTACGACCCCACATCCACCCCCATCGAAGCGTCTCCGGCCCGTGCTGCGGCGTCGGCCTGA